One Polaribacter sp. SA4-12 genomic window carries:
- the fucP gene encoding L-fucose:H+ symporter permease yields the protein MNKLSKIPVVRKELLFPFIIITSLFALWGIANDLTNPMVSAFKKVMPELSNVQASLVQFAFYFGYFFMALPAALFIRKYSYKSGIILGLSLYAVGAFMFYPAAIFEEFNFFLISLWVITCGLAFLETTSNPLILSLGDKETATQRLNLAQAFNPIGSLLGMIVAQQFVISALRSDDKDASGALVYDTLSETAKSAVRENDLSIISIPYIALGVLVLVIMSIIFFTKMPKTAEEDKMSLSESFNKLFANKNYKQGVVAQAFYVGAQIMCWTYIFQYVDNLNEGLPVDEQLTATWFNVAAMIIFLSGRWIGTGLMKTINPSRILMLFGIGGVIFCAGAILIHGTLGLYSLVAVSLFMSIMFPTIYGIALKNMGDEAKIGSAGLVMAIVGGALLPILQGWILDWGGSGFADMKILGFIPEVNFSFILPLICLAVVARYGYATWKTSK from the coding sequence ATGAATAAACTTTCTAAAATCCCAGTAGTAAGAAAAGAATTACTTTTTCCTTTTATTATTATTACATCTTTATTTGCCCTTTGGGGAATAGCAAATGACCTTACAAACCCAATGGTTTCTGCATTTAAAAAAGTAATGCCAGAACTATCAAACGTGCAAGCATCTTTAGTGCAATTTGCGTTTTACTTTGGTTATTTCTTTATGGCATTACCAGCAGCATTATTTATTAGAAAATACAGTTATAAATCAGGAATTATTTTAGGATTAAGTTTGTATGCAGTTGGTGCATTCATGTTTTATCCAGCAGCAATTTTTGAAGAATTTAATTTCTTTTTAATCTCATTATGGGTAATTACTTGTGGATTAGCTTTCTTAGAAACAACCTCAAATCCTTTAATTTTATCTTTAGGTGATAAAGAAACTGCTACTCAACGTTTAAATTTAGCACAAGCTTTTAATCCTATTGGGTCCTTATTAGGGATGATTGTAGCTCAACAATTTGTAATATCTGCTTTACGTTCTGACGATAAAGATGCTAGTGGAGCTTTAGTTTATGATACGTTATCTGAAACTGCAAAATCTGCCGTAAGAGAAAACGATCTTAGCATTATTAGTATTCCATATATTGCTTTAGGTGTATTGGTTTTAGTAATAATGAGCATTATTTTTTTTACTAAAATGCCTAAAACAGCTGAAGAAGATAAAATGTCTTTATCAGAATCTTTTAATAAACTTTTTGCAAACAAAAACTACAAACAAGGTGTTGTTGCACAAGCCTTTTATGTTGGTGCACAAATTATGTGTTGGACCTATATTTTTCAATATGTTGATAATTTAAATGAAGGCTTACCAGTAGATGAACAATTAACAGCAACTTGGTTTAATGTTGCAGCAATGATTATTTTCCTTTCAGGAAGATGGATTGGTACAGGTTTAATGAAAACGATAAATCCTTCTAGAATTTTAATGTTATTCGGTATTGGAGGCGTTATTTTCTGTGCAGGAGCAATTTTAATTCACGGAACTTTAGGTTTATATTCTTTAGTAGCTGTTTCTTTATTTATGTCTATAATGTTTCCAACAATTTACGGTATTGCATTAAAGAATATGGGTGATGAAGCAAAAATTGGTTCTGCAGGATTAGTTATGGCTATTGTTGGAGGAGCATTGTTACCTATATTACAAGGTTGGATTTTAGACTGGGGTGGTTCTGGTTTTGCTGATATGAAAATATTAGGATTTATACCAGAAGTTAACTTCTCATTCATTTTACCTCTTATCTGTTTAGCTGTTGTTGCTAGATATGGTTACGCAACTTGGAAAACGAGTAAATAA
- a CDS encoding alpha-L-fucosidase, with protein sequence MKIKLNYFLAAIILLVLSSCGGKQNNKLAKNETVKAEKVFKPNWESIKKNYKDPEWFNNQKFGIFIHWGAYAVPAYGSEWYPRNMYLDKNRLSATLKVEKAGATREYLHHKKTFGDQKEFGYKDFIPMFKAENFNAAKWIALFKKAGAKYVVPVADHHDGFAMYKSNTTRWNAYDMGPKRDILGELFKEGRKEGMIMGASSHYAFNWSFYNKEKYFDTTDPKNSDLYSKKGTDPTQPVSEEFKELWWNRTKDLIDNYQPDILWFDFMLDMPAFEAYRPKLAAYYYNKGIEWNKEVVLQDKNFSHEAFPEGTVIYDLERGKLPGIRKLPWQTDTSIGKNSWCHIADWQSKTANQLIDDLIDIVSKNGNLLLNVGPKADGTIPEDQEKILLQMGDWLAINGDAIYDTKYWRTFGEGPTEVAKGHHSEGKNKAFTGQDIRFTQKEGKVFAIMMEWPKTNSVVIKSIQEKTDKITSVKMLGSKEKLKWSQTTEGLKVEMPSNKPCDFAYVLQIDM encoded by the coding sequence ATGAAAATTAAATTAAATTATTTTTTAGCTGCCATTATACTGCTAGTATTATCATCTTGTGGTGGAAAACAAAATAATAAACTTGCTAAAAATGAAACAGTAAAGGCTGAAAAAGTCTTTAAACCAAATTGGGAATCTATAAAGAAAAACTATAAAGACCCCGAATGGTTTAACAATCAGAAATTTGGAATTTTTATTCACTGGGGTGCATATGCTGTTCCTGCTTATGGTTCTGAATGGTATCCTAGAAATATGTATCTGGATAAAAACAGATTGAGTGCTACTTTAAAAGTTGAAAAAGCTGGAGCTACTAGAGAATATCTACATCACAAGAAAACGTTTGGAGATCAAAAAGAATTTGGTTACAAAGACTTTATTCCAATGTTTAAAGCAGAAAATTTTAATGCAGCTAAATGGATAGCGTTATTTAAAAAAGCGGGTGCTAAATATGTTGTTCCTGTAGCAGATCATCATGATGGGTTTGCTATGTACAAATCGAATACAACTCGTTGGAATGCTTATGATATGGGACCTAAAAGAGATATTTTAGGAGAATTATTTAAAGAAGGAAGAAAAGAAGGTATGATTATGGGAGCTTCTTCTCATTATGCTTTTAACTGGTCTTTTTACAATAAAGAAAAATATTTTGATACTACAGACCCTAAAAACTCAGATTTATATTCTAAAAAAGGAACAGATCCTACACAACCCGTTTCTGAAGAGTTTAAAGAATTATGGTGGAATAGAACTAAAGATTTAATTGATAATTATCAACCAGATATTTTATGGTTTGATTTTATGTTAGATATGCCTGCTTTTGAAGCTTACAGACCAAAACTAGCTGCATACTATTATAATAAAGGAATTGAATGGAATAAAGAAGTTGTGCTACAAGACAAAAACTTTAGTCATGAAGCTTTTCCAGAAGGAACTGTAATTTACGATTTAGAGAGAGGAAAACTTCCTGGAATAAGAAAATTACCTTGGCAAACAGATACTTCTATTGGTAAAAACTCTTGGTGTCATATTGCTGATTGGCAATCTAAAACTGCAAATCAGTTAATAGATGATTTAATTGATATTGTTTCTAAAAACGGAAACTTACTATTAAATGTAGGTCCAAAAGCAGATGGAACAATTCCTGAGGATCAAGAAAAAATCTTATTACAAATGGGAGATTGGTTAGCCATAAATGGTGATGCAATTTACGACACAAAATATTGGAGAACTTTTGGTGAAGGTCCAACTGAAGTTGCAAAAGGGCATCACTCAGAAGGAAAAAACAAAGCTTTTACCGGTCAAGATATTAGATTTACACAAAAAGAAGGTAAAGTATTTGCCATTATGATGGAATGGCCAAAAACAAATAGTGTTGTAATAAAATCTATTCAAGAAAAAACAGATAAAATAACATCAGTTAAAATGTTAGGAAGTAAAGAAAAATTAAAATGGTCTCAAACAACAGAAGGATTAAAAGTTGAAATGCCTTCAAACAAACCATGCGATTTTGCTTATGTATTACAAATCGATATGTAA
- a CDS encoding L-rhamnose mutarotase, which translates to MSTTRFCYSCDLKDDSKLIAEYKKYHAAGNAWPEITQSISGAGITDMEIYLTGNRMFMIMEVDETFDPAKKAEMDTNNPKVQEWENLMWDYQQELPWAKDGEKWIALEQVFKLGK; encoded by the coding sequence ATGAGCACAACAAGATTTTGCTATTCTTGCGATTTAAAAGATGACTCTAAATTAATTGCAGAATATAAAAAATATCACGCTGCGGGTAATGCGTGGCCAGAAATAACACAAAGTATATCTGGTGCAGGAATTACAGATATGGAAATCTATTTAACAGGAAATAGAATGTTTATGATTATGGAAGTTGATGAAACATTTGATCCTGCTAAAAAGGCAGAAATGGACACTAACAATCCTAAAGTACAAGAATGGGAAAATCTTATGTGGGATTACCAACAAGAATTACCTTGGGCAAAAGATGGCGAAAAATGGATTGCCTTAGAGCAAGTTTTTAAATTAGGAAAATAG
- a CDS encoding AraC family transcriptional regulator yields the protein MKLHFIDRSDLKNNTFTITHHDYPYFLKIWHHHRELELVLSIKGKGTRFVGDSILKFDEGDLVLIGKDLPHLWLNDDEYFEESSNLKAEAIAIHFREDCLGESFFKINEMKVISDMLDKSKYGIKFLNISAELVRKIKIISTLNGVEKIIGMIGILKDLAYCDTYELLASKGFINSFNKESHRNLDKAYEYIFNNFKTQMSLIDVAKIACMNPSSFSRLFKKVNGKSFSEYLNEVRIGYACKLLMEKDKNISKVCYESGFNNISNFNRRFKALMLMSPKVYTKHYKGFNV from the coding sequence ATGAAACTTCATTTTATAGACAGAAGTGATTTAAAAAACAATACGTTTACAATAACACATCATGATTATCCTTATTTTTTAAAAATTTGGCACCATCACAGAGAACTAGAGTTGGTGTTATCTATAAAAGGTAAGGGAACCAGGTTTGTAGGAGATAGTATTCTAAAATTTGATGAAGGCGATTTAGTACTTATAGGAAAAGATTTACCTCATTTATGGTTAAATGATGATGAGTATTTTGAAGAATCATCTAATTTAAAAGCTGAAGCAATTGCCATACATTTTAGAGAGGATTGTCTTGGAGAAAGTTTTTTTAAGATTAATGAAATGAAAGTAATTTCAGATATGTTAGATAAATCTAAATATGGTATAAAATTTTTGAATATCAGTGCTGAATTAGTTCGTAAAATTAAAATTATTTCTACACTAAATGGAGTAGAAAAAATTATAGGAATGATTGGTATTTTAAAAGACCTTGCTTACTGTGATACATATGAACTATTAGCTAGTAAAGGGTTTATAAATTCATTTAACAAAGAGAGTCATCGAAATTTAGACAAAGCTTACGAGTATATCTTTAATAATTTTAAAACTCAAATGTCACTTATTGATGTTGCAAAAATTGCTTGCATGAATCCATCGTCTTTTAGTAGACTTTTTAAAAAAGTAAACGGTAAATCATTTTCAGAATATTTAAATGAAGTTAGAATTGGGTACGCTTGTAAACTTTTAATGGAAAAGGATAAGAATATTTCTAAAGTATGTTATGAATCTGGGTTTAATAATATATCTAATTTTAACAGAAGATTTAAGGCTTTAATGTTAATGTCACCTAAAGTTTACACGAAGCATTATAAGGGTTTTAATGTGTAA
- a CDS encoding SDR family oxidoreductase, translated as MDLGLKDKVVLISGAAGIKGSIGETILQKLADEGAIPAIIDRNARGFEYVEELQKRGIDAIFCQTDVTDPKQIETAIETVSKKYGRIDAVINNVGVNDGVGLDASYEEFMDSLKLNMVSYFLVVKHALPFLIKSKGNILNIGSKVGLTGQGGTSGYAASKGGVLGLTREWAVDLIKHGIRSNAIIIAESWTPAYDAWIKTLENGEEKLKSIVKKIPLENRMTTPEEIADQCLFTISKKSSHTTGQFIAVDGGYVNLDRSLLTE; from the coding sequence ATGGATTTAGGTTTAAAAGATAAAGTAGTTTTAATAAGTGGCGCTGCTGGAATTAAAGGTAGTATTGGAGAAACAATTCTACAAAAATTAGCAGATGAAGGAGCAATTCCCGCTATAATTGATAGAAATGCAAGAGGTTTTGAATATGTAGAAGAATTACAAAAAAGAGGAATTGATGCCATTTTTTGTCAGACTGATGTTACAGACCCAAAACAAATAGAAACTGCAATTGAAACTGTATCAAAAAAATATGGAAGAATTGATGCTGTAATTAACAACGTTGGTGTTAATGATGGCGTTGGCTTAGATGCTTCTTATGAAGAATTTATGGATTCTCTAAAGTTAAATATGGTGAGCTACTTTTTAGTAGTAAAACACGCTTTACCTTTTTTAATTAAATCTAAAGGAAACATTTTAAACATTGGTTCTAAAGTTGGTTTAACTGGTCAAGGTGGTACTTCTGGATATGCTGCATCTAAAGGTGGAGTTTTAGGTTTAACAAGAGAATGGGCTGTAGATTTAATAAAACACGGAATCCGTTCTAACGCAATTATTATTGCAGAAAGCTGGACGCCAGCTTATGACGCTTGGATTAAGACTTTAGAGAATGGTGAAGAAAAACTAAAATCTATTGTAAAGAAAATTCCTTTAGAAAACAGAATGACAACTCCAGAGGAAATTGCTGATCAATGTTTATTTACAATTTCTAAAAAATCATCACATACAACAGGTCAATTTATTGCTGTTGATGGTGGTTATGTTAATTTAGACAGATCTTTATTAACTGAATAA
- a CDS encoding zinc-binding alcohol dehydrogenase family protein: MKYVVCQKPGEFLIKEKEAPIRKENEALLKINKVGICGTDLHAYAGNQAFFTYPRILGHELASEVLEIGENEKGIKAGDKVVVMPYISCGKCIACRNGKTNCCTNISVLGVHGDGGMQEQITVPTNILLPANNLSNDEMAIVEPLAIGAHAVRRANIKKDEFVVVVGCGPIGIGIMKLAQIEGAKVIAIDMVEDRLKYAKEKIGVDYIVKAGDNAVKEIEKITNGDLCTAVFDASGNKYALESCPDYMAHGGRFVLVGLSKGELTYTHPKIHAKEMTLMCSRNATTEDFEHVISVLGQFPTESFITHNVPFTEMIENFDSWLDPKNGVIKATVTF; the protein is encoded by the coding sequence ATGAAATACGTTGTATGTCAAAAACCGGGAGAGTTCTTAATTAAAGAAAAAGAAGCTCCAATAAGAAAAGAAAATGAAGCTTTATTAAAAATTAATAAAGTAGGAATTTGTGGAACAGATTTACATGCTTATGCAGGTAATCAAGCTTTTTTCACATACCCAAGAATTTTAGGGCATGAACTTGCTTCTGAAGTTTTAGAAATTGGAGAAAACGAAAAAGGAATTAAAGCTGGAGATAAAGTTGTAGTTATGCCATACATTAGTTGTGGTAAGTGTATCGCTTGTAGAAACGGAAAAACAAATTGTTGTACAAATATTTCTGTACTTGGTGTTCATGGAGATGGAGGAATGCAAGAGCAAATTACAGTTCCTACAAATATTTTATTACCTGCAAATAATCTTTCTAATGATGAAATGGCAATCGTAGAGCCTTTAGCAATTGGAGCACATGCAGTTAGAAGAGCAAATATTAAAAAAGATGAATTTGTTGTAGTTGTTGGTTGTGGACCAATTGGAATTGGAATTATGAAATTAGCTCAGATTGAAGGTGCTAAAGTAATCGCAATTGATATGGTTGAAGACAGATTAAAATATGCCAAGGAAAAAATTGGTGTCGATTATATTGTAAAAGCTGGTGACAATGCTGTTAAAGAAATAGAAAAAATTACTAATGGTGATTTATGTACAGCTGTTTTTGATGCATCAGGAAATAAATATGCTTTAGAGTCTTGTCCTGATTATATGGCACATGGAGGTAGATTTGTATTAGTGGGTCTTTCTAAAGGAGAGTTAACGTATACACATCCAAAAATTCACGCAAAAGAAATGACTTTAATGTGTAGTAGAAATGCAACAACTGAAGATTTTGAACACGTAATTAGTGTTTTAGGTCAGTTTCCTACAGAATCTTTTATAACACATAATGTACCTTTTACAGAAATGATTGAAAACTTCGATAGTTGGTTAGATCCAAAAAACGGAGTAATTAAAGCAACTGTAACCTTTTAA
- a CDS encoding tagaturonate reductase yields the protein MKSLNRTTVKANTYTERILQFGEGNFLRAFANWMIHEMNKKADFDAGVVVVQPIDQGLIKMLNDQDGLYTLYLNGIKNGEVLSEKEVIDCIQRGINPYSNYADYLANAENPDLRFVISNTTEAGISYNADDKLDDAPQSSFPGKLTALLYKRFQVFGGASDKGLIVIPCELIDRNGDNLKKIILQYAADWNLGAEFVEWINEDNIFCNTLVDRIVPGYPRDKMDAITEELGYKDNLVVEGEQFHLWVIEGPASVKEEFPSEACGLNVVFTDNMEPYRTRKVRILNGAHTTLVPVGYLYGIDRVRESLEDDVVGTFLKNALFNDISPTLNLPEEELSQFSADVLDRFRNPYLEHELMSISLNSVSKYKTRVLPSVLEYVKRKNELPKNLLFSLASLIAFYKGDRNGTPITVKDDAGVLDFFKSAWSSNNFVEVAEKTLSNSDFWGTDLTEIDGLQEEVTAHLGAIVNDGMKATLDAFVK from the coding sequence ATGAAATCATTAAATAGAACAACAGTAAAAGCAAACACGTATACTGAAAGAATTTTACAATTTGGAGAAGGAAACTTTTTAAGAGCCTTCGCAAACTGGATGATTCACGAAATGAATAAAAAAGCAGATTTTGATGCTGGTGTTGTAGTTGTACAACCTATAGATCAGGGTTTAATTAAAATGTTAAACGATCAAGATGGTTTATACACTTTATACTTAAACGGAATTAAAAACGGCGAAGTTTTAAGTGAAAAGGAAGTTATCGATTGTATTCAGAGAGGAATTAATCCTTACTCTAATTATGCAGATTATTTAGCAAATGCTGAAAATCCAGATTTACGTTTTGTTATCTCTAACACTACTGAAGCTGGTATTTCTTATAATGCTGATGATAAATTAGATGATGCTCCACAAAGTAGTTTTCCAGGGAAATTAACAGCTTTATTATACAAACGTTTCCAAGTTTTTGGAGGTGCTTCAGACAAAGGTTTAATTGTTATTCCTTGTGAATTAATTGATAGAAATGGAGATAATTTAAAGAAAATAATACTTCAATATGCAGCAGATTGGAATTTAGGAGCTGAGTTTGTTGAGTGGATTAATGAAGACAATATTTTCTGTAATACTTTAGTTGATAGAATTGTACCTGGTTATCCAAGAGATAAAATGGATGCAATTACTGAAGAATTAGGTTATAAAGATAATTTAGTTGTAGAAGGAGAACAATTCCATTTATGGGTAATTGAAGGTCCTGCTTCTGTAAAAGAAGAATTTCCTTCTGAAGCTTGTGGATTAAATGTTGTTTTTACGGACAATATGGAACCTTATAGAACACGTAAAGTGCGTATTTTAAATGGTGCTCACACAACGTTAGTTCCTGTTGGTTATTTATACGGAATTGATAGAGTTCGTGAATCTCTAGAAGATGATGTTGTAGGTACCTTTTTGAAAAATGCATTATTTAATGATATTTCTCCTACTTTAAATTTACCAGAAGAAGAATTAAGTCAGTTTTCTGCAGACGTTTTAGACCGTTTCAGAAATCCATATTTAGAGCACGAATTAATGAGTATTTCATTAAATTCAGTTTCTAAATACAAAACAAGAGTTTTACCATCAGTATTAGAGTATGTAAAACGTAAAAATGAACTGCCAAAGAATTTATTATTCTCATTAGCTTCTTTAATTGCTTTTTATAAAGGTGATAGAAACGGAACGCCAATAACTGTAAAAGATGATGCTGGTGTTTTAGATTTCTTTAAAAGTGCTTGGAGTAGTAATAACTTTGTTGAAGTTGCAGAAAAAACATTATCAAATTCTGATTTCTGGGGAACAGATTTAACAGAAATAGATGGTCTTCAAGAAGAAGTTACTGCGCATTTAGGTGCAATTGTAAATGACGGAATGAAAGCAACTTTAGATGCATTTGTAAAATAA
- a CDS encoding UxaA family hydrolase, with protein MSKNYVQIDPKDNLIVAITNLAKGTKIAVAGKEIILKEDIKGKHKFALNDFNVGDEIFMYGVLIGKAVLPIKDGEAITTENIKHASADFNDSNEEYTWSSPDISNFEGRTFNGYHREDGKVGTGNYWLVIPLTFCENRNIDVLEGALAEKLGYETKKDFAVDTDALIAQYKAGASTEDIYNTPIIATKEELSKNRLFPNVDGIKFLKHDGGCGGIRQDSEVLCSLLAGYIANPNVAGATIFSLGCQNAQIEMLEKALKLVDPNSTKPVHYLEQQKSASERQLIEEAVKHTFVGLIEANKIERKPAPLSKLVLGLECGGSDGFSGISANPALGYASDLLVALGGSPVLAEFPELNGVEQNIINRCVNEEDASKFSSLMRSYSAAAIAVGSGFEANPSPGNIKDGLITDAMKSAGAAKKGGTSPVVEVLDYAEQITKPGLNLLCTPGNDVESTTGLAGSGCNVVVFTTGLGTPTGNPIIPVLKMSSNTNLFERMNDIIDINAGTVITGEDTIQTMGEKILEHIISVASGETPAKAVVKGHNDFIPWKRGISL; from the coding sequence ATGTCTAAAAATTACGTTCAAATAGATCCAAAAGACAATCTTATTGTTGCCATTACTAATTTAGCAAAAGGAACTAAAATTGCTGTTGCTGGAAAAGAGATTATATTAAAAGAAGATATTAAAGGAAAACACAAATTTGCTTTAAATGATTTTAATGTTGGCGACGAAATATTTATGTACGGTGTTTTAATTGGTAAAGCAGTTCTTCCGATAAAAGATGGAGAAGCAATTACTACAGAGAACATTAAACATGCTTCTGCTGATTTTAATGATTCTAATGAAGAATATACTTGGTCTTCTCCAGATATTTCTAATTTTGAAGGTAGAACTTTTAATGGCTACCATCGTGAAGATGGTAAAGTAGGAACAGGAAATTATTGGTTAGTTATACCTTTAACTTTTTGCGAAAACAGAAATATTGATGTTTTAGAAGGTGCTTTAGCAGAAAAACTAGGTTACGAAACTAAAAAAGATTTTGCTGTAGATACTGATGCTTTAATTGCTCAATATAAAGCAGGAGCTTCTACTGAAGATATTTACAACACACCAATTATTGCTACAAAAGAAGAATTATCTAAAAACAGATTGTTCCCAAATGTAGATGGAATTAAGTTTCTAAAACACGATGGTGGTTGTGGAGGAATTCGTCAAGATTCTGAAGTTTTATGTAGCCTTTTAGCAGGTTATATTGCAAATCCTAATGTTGCTGGAGCTACTATTTTTAGTTTGGGATGTCAGAATGCTCAGATAGAAATGCTAGAAAAGGCACTAAAGTTAGTAGATCCAAATTCAACAAAACCGGTTCATTATTTAGAGCAACAAAAAAGTGCAAGCGAGCGTCAATTAATTGAAGAAGCGGTAAAACATACTTTTGTTGGTTTAATTGAAGCGAATAAAATAGAACGTAAACCAGCACCTTTAAGCAAGCTTGTTCTTGGTTTAGAATGTGGTGGTTCTGATGGATTTTCAGGAATTTCTGCAAATCCTGCTTTAGGATATGCATCAGATTTATTAGTTGCTTTAGGAGGTTCTCCTGTTTTGGCAGAATTCCCAGAATTAAATGGTGTTGAACAAAACATTATCAATAGATGTGTAAATGAAGAAGATGCTTCAAAATTCTCTTCATTAATGCGTTCTTATTCTGCAGCAGCAATAGCTGTTGGTTCTGGTTTTGAAGCAAATCCATCACCAGGAAATATAAAAGATGGTTTAATTACAGACGCAATGAAATCTGCAGGTGCAGCTAAAAAAGGTGGAACTTCTCCAGTTGTTGAGGTTTTAGATTATGCAGAACAAATTACAAAACCAGGTTTAAATCTATTATGTACTCCAGGAAATGATGTAGAAAGTACTACTGGTTTAGCAGGTTCTGGTTGTAATGTGGTTGTATTTACAACAGGTTTAGGAACTCCAACAGGAAATCCAATAATTCCGGTTTTAAAAATGTCTAGTAACACTAATTTGTTCGAAAGAATGAATGATATTATTGATATCAATGCTGGTACAGTAATTACAGGTGAAGACACTATACAAACAATGGGAGAAAAAATATTAGAACATATTATTAGCGTTGCAAGTGGAGAAACACCTGCAAAAGCAGTAGTAAAAGGACACAACGATTTTATTCCTTGGAAAAGAGGAATATCATTATAA
- a CDS encoding amidohydrolase family protein, translating into MVIDSHQHFWKYEPVKHEWIDDEMSVIRRDFMPSDLQKLYAENGIDGCVAVQADQTLEETDFLLDLADKNDFIKGVVGWVDLRAENIEEVLEKYSKHSKLKGFRHVVQGEADHNFLLRPNFLRGIAALEKHGFTYDILVFPHQLGAVLELVKRFPKQKFVIDHIAKPYIKDGFYDGWAAIMFEIGKCKNVYCKLSGMVTEADYKTWTPEQIAPYMKLVLVAFGWQKVMFGSDWPVCLVAGNYKEIKELVTDFIAKHPSKEQVSIMGENARIFYNIK; encoded by the coding sequence ATGGTTATTGATTCACATCAGCATTTTTGGAAATACGAACCCGTAAAACACGAATGGATTGACGATGAAATGTCGGTAATCCGTAGAGATTTTATGCCTTCGGATTTACAAAAATTATATGCGGAAAATGGAATTGATGGTTGTGTTGCTGTACAAGCAGATCAAACATTAGAAGAAACAGATTTTCTATTAGATTTAGCCGATAAAAACGATTTTATAAAAGGAGTTGTTGGTTGGGTAGATTTACGAGCAGAAAATATTGAAGAAGTATTAGAAAAGTACAGTAAACATTCAAAACTGAAAGGTTTTAGACACGTTGTACAAGGTGAAGCAGATCATAACTTTTTATTAAGACCCAATTTCTTAAGAGGAATTGCAGCTTTAGAAAAGCATGGTTTTACCTATGATATTTTAGTATTTCCACATCAATTAGGTGCTGTTTTAGAATTGGTAAAAAGATTTCCAAAACAAAAATTTGTAATCGATCATATTGCAAAACCATATATTAAAGATGGTTTTTATGATGGTTGGGCAGCAATAATGTTTGAAATTGGTAAATGCAAAAATGTCTATTGCAAATTATCAGGAATGGTTACAGAAGCAGATTACAAAACTTGGACTCCTGAACAAATTGCACCATATATGAAATTAGTGTTAGTAGCTTTTGGATGGCAAAAAGTAATGTTTGGTTCTGATTGGCCAGTATGTTTAGTCGCCGGAAATTATAAAGAAATTAAAGAATTAGTAACAGATTTTATAGCAAAACATCCTTCTAAAGAACAGGTTTCTATTATGGGTGAAAACGCTAGAATATTCTATAATATAAAATAA